Below is a genomic region from Phycisphaerae bacterium.
CCCTTCGCGTGTGCTGGTGGCACCGTGGGGCGAAGTGAAAAGCGCGAAGGGAACCTTCGTGGTTGATGGTGAATCGGCCAAGCTGGTGATTGAAGCGTTTCGGGCCCACGGAACGGACATCCCGGTCGACTACGAGCATCAGAGCCTCGGCGGCGAATACGCGTCACCCAGCGGACAGGCCCCGGCAGCAGGATGGATTCGCGCATTGTCGGTGGTCGAGCCTGGAGAGGCTGCCGAAGAACCCGGCCTCTTCGCCGACGTGGAGTGGACCGAGGCTGCTCGCAAAAGGCTGTCCGCAAAGGAGTACCGCTATCTGTCGCCGGTGGTGCTCGTGCGCAAGAGCGACCGGCGGATGGTTGCGCTGCATTCGGCAGCGCTGACGAACAAACCGGCGATCGTCGGGATGAAGGCGATTGTCAACAACGAGGTCTCACGTGCGGCAGACCCGGGTGAGGGGCAATCATCGCCTCACTGCTTGAGCGCGGAGGCCGACGCACTTCGACGCCGGCTGGGGCTTCCGGAGGACAGCGATTCCAGGGAGATCCTGATCGCCGCAGAGGCGAGGTTGGCCTCGTTGGCAGCCGAGTCCGTTCGTCGCGGGGCGGAGGAGCGAGTGGTTGAAGCCATGCGGACGGGCA
It encodes:
- a CDS encoding phage protease, yielding MADVGEKPAGTVAVPPDELGERVLIQSALPQGQGPPSRVLVAPWGEVKSAKGTFVVDGESAKLVIEAFRAHGTDIPVDYEHQSLGGEYASPSGQAPAAGWIRALSVVEPGEAAEEPGLFADVEWTEAARKRLSAKEYRYLSPVVLVRKSDRRMVALHSAALTNKPAIVGMKAIVNNEVSRAADPGEGQSSPHCLSAEADALRRRLGLPEDSDSREILIAAEARLASLAAESVRRGAEERVVEAMRTGKLTQAQRQWALSLAMKHPETFEEWLKTAPVLVVPGRINPPAGEDTANQRRWAVIASARAEFRSRPELALITSEQAWIRNALRDAGLELSED